Proteins from a single region of Gordonia hongkongensis:
- a CDS encoding malate dehydrogenase, translating to MKRRIPVTVTVTGAAGSIGYASVFRIAAGAMLGHDQPVALRLLELPQAISGAVGTAMELDDGAFPLLTSVDVLDDPRKAFDGASFGLLVGARPRTKGMERADLLAANSDIFAAQGSVINDVAADDIRVIVVGNPANTNAAVAAANAPEVPPERFTALTRLDHNRAIAQLARRTGASVAEISRVTVWGNHSATQYPDIFHARVGNRSGADIAADRDWLVDDFIPTVARRGTAIIEARGSSSAASAANATIDHVHDWVLGTPPDDWTSVALPSPGAYGVPEGLVCSFPVRSIDGRWQIVEGLDINEFSRARIDASVAELQSEREAVSTP from the coding sequence ATGAAGCGGCGGATACCGGTGACGGTGACCGTGACGGGTGCCGCCGGCAGCATCGGATACGCCAGCGTCTTCCGCATCGCCGCCGGCGCGATGCTCGGTCACGACCAACCGGTTGCTCTCCGACTCCTCGAACTCCCGCAGGCGATCTCCGGCGCAGTCGGCACCGCGATGGAACTCGACGACGGCGCGTTCCCGCTGCTCACGTCGGTCGATGTGCTCGACGACCCCCGTAAGGCGTTCGACGGCGCGAGCTTCGGCCTGCTCGTCGGGGCGCGACCCCGCACCAAGGGAATGGAGCGCGCCGATCTTCTCGCCGCCAACTCCGACATCTTCGCCGCCCAGGGGTCGGTCATCAACGACGTTGCCGCGGATGACATCCGGGTGATCGTCGTAGGGAATCCCGCCAACACCAATGCGGCGGTCGCCGCCGCGAACGCACCCGAGGTCCCGCCTGAACGGTTCACCGCGCTGACCCGGTTGGACCACAACCGCGCGATTGCCCAGCTCGCTCGCCGGACCGGCGCGAGCGTCGCCGAGATCAGCCGGGTCACGGTGTGGGGCAACCACTCCGCCACCCAGTACCCCGACATCTTCCACGCCCGGGTCGGCAACCGAAGCGGCGCGGACATCGCCGCCGACCGTGACTGGCTCGTCGACGACTTCATCCCGACCGTCGCCCGCCGTGGCACCGCGATCATCGAGGCTCGCGGATCGTCGTCGGCGGCCTCGGCGGCGAACGCCACCATCGACCATGTCCACGACTGGGTGCTCGGGACACCGCCCGACGACTGGACGTCGGTGGCGCTGCCGTCCCCGGGAGCCTATGGAGTCCCCGAGGGACTCGTGTGCTCGTTTCCGGTGCGCTCGATCGACGGCCGGTGGCAGATCGTCGAGGGTCTCGACATCAACGAGTTCTCGCGGGCGCGGATCGACGCGTCGGTCGCCGAACTCCAATCCGAGCGCGAGGCCGTGTCCACCCCGTAG
- the secA2 gene encoding accessory Sec system translocase SecA2 — MGKLSNSMWRLLGAQSTRNQSKSLGVIKDAEAHTDWAAELADDAFGAEAEKLDIAEKPADRAKFLALVREAADRTIDLRPFDVQLQGALRLLEGDIVEMATGEGKTLAGAIAAIGHVLQGHQVHLISVNDYLATRDAEWMKPLFDAFGITVHAVSENSSREERRRAYTGDVTYGSVNEIGFDVLRDQLALSEADLVSPTPDVAIIDEADSVLVDEALVPLVLAGSTETEVPDAAIHDVVSRMKNKHYEVDAEGRNVTLTDEGAVFVEEELGGIDLYSEEHVGTTLVHVSIAMHAHYLLERDIHYIVRDGGVHLINASRGRVAQLQRWPDGVQAAVELKEGLTQTDSGEVIDTITVQALIGRYPKVCGMTGTALAAGEQFRQFYELRVSQIPPNTPNVRTDLPDRVYDTKANKVEAIVAYVKEIHETGQPVLIGTHDVAESEELAYFLDKAGVSSVVLNAKNDAEEAKIIAEAGARGAVTVSTQMAGRGTDIRLGGSKDDTDAHDEVIELGGLCVVGTGRHDTERLDSQLRGRAGRQGDPGTSVFFSSLEDPVVTKNLAFKRDPVSPNEDGSMGSKGVDLIEQAQRIAEGVMLELHANTWRYNKLVNQQRDIIVERRMQILTTDAALEELADLEPDRYAQLTGSTTTVETTTDEADADKADAETADAEKAATDHEATPAVAPVPREVLSQAAREIVLYHLDRAWADHLAFVSDVRASIHLRSLGKESPLDEFHRLILAEFADLPGTALAKARETFREADITPDGVDLGSADLHRSTTTWTYMVHDNLFSSGGAKTLQGIIGIFR; from the coding sequence GTGGGAAAGCTGAGCAACAGCATGTGGCGCCTTCTGGGCGCCCAGTCGACTCGCAACCAGTCGAAGTCGTTGGGTGTGATCAAGGATGCCGAAGCCCACACCGACTGGGCCGCCGAACTCGCCGACGACGCGTTCGGCGCGGAGGCCGAGAAACTCGACATCGCCGAGAAGCCCGCGGACCGCGCGAAGTTCCTCGCCCTGGTCCGGGAAGCCGCCGACCGCACCATCGACCTGCGGCCGTTCGACGTCCAGTTGCAGGGCGCCCTCCGACTCCTCGAGGGCGACATCGTCGAGATGGCCACCGGTGAGGGCAAGACGCTCGCCGGCGCCATCGCCGCGATCGGCCATGTGCTGCAGGGACATCAGGTGCACCTGATCTCGGTCAACGACTATCTGGCGACCCGCGACGCGGAGTGGATGAAGCCGCTGTTCGACGCCTTCGGCATCACCGTCCACGCGGTCTCGGAGAACTCGAGCCGCGAGGAACGGCGACGCGCCTACACCGGTGACGTCACCTACGGTTCGGTCAACGAGATCGGCTTCGACGTCCTGCGCGATCAACTCGCCCTGTCCGAAGCGGACCTCGTCTCACCGACACCCGACGTGGCCATCATCGACGAGGCGGATTCGGTGCTCGTCGACGAGGCGCTCGTGCCGCTGGTGCTCGCCGGTTCGACCGAGACCGAGGTGCCGGACGCGGCGATCCACGACGTCGTGTCGCGGATGAAGAACAAGCACTACGAGGTCGACGCGGAGGGCCGCAACGTCACCCTGACCGACGAGGGTGCGGTGTTCGTCGAGGAAGAACTCGGCGGCATCGACCTCTACAGCGAGGAACACGTCGGCACGACGCTCGTACACGTCAGCATCGCCATGCACGCCCACTATCTCCTCGAACGCGACATCCACTACATCGTCCGCGACGGCGGCGTGCACCTCATCAACGCCTCGCGCGGCCGCGTCGCGCAGCTCCAGCGCTGGCCCGACGGGGTCCAGGCCGCGGTCGAGCTCAAGGAAGGGCTGACCCAGACCGATTCGGGTGAGGTCATCGACACCATCACGGTGCAGGCCCTGATCGGCCGCTACCCGAAGGTCTGCGGCATGACCGGCACCGCGCTCGCCGCCGGCGAGCAGTTCCGCCAGTTCTACGAACTGCGCGTCTCGCAGATCCCGCCGAACACCCCCAACGTCCGGACCGACCTGCCCGACCGGGTCTACGACACCAAGGCAAACAAGGTCGAGGCGATCGTCGCCTACGTCAAGGAGATCCACGAGACCGGACAACCCGTCCTCATCGGTACCCACGACGTGGCCGAGTCCGAGGAGCTCGCGTACTTCCTCGACAAGGCCGGGGTGTCGTCGGTCGTGCTCAACGCGAAGAACGACGCCGAAGAGGCGAAGATCATCGCCGAGGCCGGCGCCCGGGGCGCCGTCACCGTGTCCACCCAGATGGCCGGACGGGGGACCGACATCCGCCTGGGCGGTTCGAAGGACGACACGGACGCCCACGACGAGGTCATCGAACTCGGCGGGTTGTGCGTCGTCGGAACGGGCCGCCACGACACCGAACGCCTCGACAGTCAGCTGCGTGGACGCGCGGGCCGTCAGGGCGATCCCGGTACGTCGGTGTTCTTCTCCAGCCTCGAGGACCCGGTCGTCACCAAGAACCTCGCGTTCAAGCGAGATCCCGTGTCGCCCAACGAAGACGGTTCGATGGGCAGCAAGGGCGTCGACCTCATCGAGCAGGCCCAGCGGATCGCTGAGGGCGTGATGCTCGAACTGCACGCGAATACCTGGCGTTACAACAAGCTGGTCAATCAGCAGCGGGACATCATCGTCGAACGTCGTATGCAGATCCTGACCACCGACGCCGCGCTCGAAGAGCTGGCGGATCTGGAACCGGACCGCTACGCGCAGTTGACCGGGAGCACGACGACGGTGGAGACCACCACCGACGAGGCCGACGCCGACAAGGCCGACGCCGAGACGGCCGACGCCGAGAAGGCCGCGACCGATCACGAGGCCACCCCCGCCGTCGCGCCCGTGCCTCGCGAGGTGCTGTCACAGGCCGCGCGCGAGATCGTGCTCTACCATCTCGACCGCGCCTGGGCCGACCATCTCGCCTTCGTCTCCGACGTCCGCGCCAGCATCCACCTCCGGTCGCTGGGCAAGGAGAGCCCGCTGGACGAGTTCCACCGGCTGATCCTCGCCGAGTTCGCCGATCTGCCCGGTACGGCACTCGCGAAGGCGCGCGAGACGTTCCGGGAGGCCGACATCACCCCCGACGGCGTCGACCTCGGGTCGGCGGATCTGCACCGGTCGACGACCACCTGGACCTACATGGTCCACGACAACCTGTTCTCCTCGGGCGGAGCGAAAACCTTGCAGGGCATCATCGGGATCTTCCGGTGA
- a CDS encoding CDP-alcohol phosphatidyltransferase family protein, with protein MTEPEAATTPAPDRIVTVPNALSVLRLALIPVFVWLLLVEKADGWAFAVLMFSGFSDWADGKIARLLDQSSKIGALLDPAADRLYIVIIPIAFGIREFLPWWLIGVIIARDVLLFASAPLLRSRGVLALPVLYIGKAGTFALMSAFPWLLAGQLDSIVGTIAYPIGWAFMIWGVGLYLWSFVLYWYQTILVMRLMPPRHPAGDSADSRV; from the coding sequence GTGACCGAGCCGGAGGCGGCGACCACGCCGGCTCCGGACCGGATCGTCACGGTCCCGAACGCGCTGAGCGTGCTTCGGCTCGCACTCATCCCGGTGTTCGTGTGGCTGCTTCTCGTCGAGAAGGCGGACGGCTGGGCCTTCGCCGTCCTCATGTTCTCGGGCTTCTCCGATTGGGCCGACGGCAAGATCGCGCGACTCCTCGACCAGTCGTCGAAGATCGGTGCGCTGCTCGACCCGGCCGCCGACCGGCTCTACATCGTGATCATCCCGATCGCGTTCGGCATCCGGGAGTTCCTGCCGTGGTGGCTGATCGGTGTGATCATCGCGCGCGACGTCCTGCTGTTCGCGTCCGCTCCACTGTTGCGATCGCGGGGCGTGCTGGCGCTCCCGGTGCTCTACATCGGCAAGGCGGGGACCTTCGCGCTGATGAGCGCATTCCCGTGGCTTCTTGCCGGACAGCTCGATTCGATCGTGGGGACCATCGCGTACCCGATCGGTTGGGCTTTCATGATCTGGGGCGTCGGACTGTATCTGTGGTCCTTCGTCCTGTACTGGTATCAGACGATCCTGGTGATGCGGCTCATGCCGCCGCGTCACCCGGCAGGCGACTCGGCAGACAGTAGAGTCTGA
- the gcvH gene encoding glycine cleavage system protein GcvH, which yields MTDSKVPETLRYTAEHEWIERLGPTTVRVGITDYAQDALGDVVFVQLPESGAEVTVGESFAEVESTKSVSDIFGPLAGTVSAVNDALDASPELVNSDPYGEGWLVEIEAADEATLDEHLGEVLDAAGYRAVIEG from the coding sequence GTGACCGACAGCAAAGTGCCAGAGACCTTGCGCTACACCGCGGAGCACGAGTGGATCGAGCGACTCGGGCCGACGACGGTGCGCGTCGGGATCACCGACTACGCCCAGGACGCTCTCGGCGACGTGGTGTTCGTCCAGCTACCCGAGAGCGGTGCGGAGGTGACCGTCGGCGAGTCGTTCGCCGAGGTCGAGTCGACGAAGAGCGTCTCGGACATCTTCGGGCCGCTCGCAGGCACGGTGTCGGCGGTGAACGACGCCCTCGACGCCTCGCCGGAACTGGTCAATTCGGACCCGTACGGCGAGGGGTGGCTGGTCGAGATCGAGGCGGCAGACGAGGCGACCCTCGACGAACACCTGGGTGAGGTACTCGACGCCGCGGGGTACCGCGCCGTCATCGAGGGGTGA
- a CDS encoding META domain-containing protein, which produces MSSGERRQPAQRRQSEAGRLPARDRSPAREHRISLRMALLLSAVIAAVGTMLVGPGSAVAAPPAPGFVGKTYTSTAVAGEQIPGGGPLEVSFPAANRIALSAGCNRHIGDLRVDNSLLRLGSLASTMMACPGPRAEADTWVTEFTKEPLTWYSVGHSLILVGPAAQVLLTEKPA; this is translated from the coding sequence GTGAGTTCCGGCGAACGCCGTCAACCGGCGCAGCGACGTCAATCCGAGGCGGGACGTCTACCCGCGCGCGACCGATCCCCGGCCCGCGAACACCGCATCAGCTTACGCATGGCCTTACTGCTCAGCGCGGTGATCGCCGCGGTCGGCACGATGCTCGTCGGCCCCGGGTCCGCGGTCGCCGCTCCCCCCGCCCCCGGCTTCGTCGGCAAGACCTACACCTCGACCGCGGTGGCCGGGGAGCAGATCCCCGGTGGCGGACCGCTGGAGGTCAGTTTCCCCGCCGCCAACCGGATCGCACTGTCGGCCGGCTGCAACCGACACATCGGCGACCTCCGCGTCGACAACTCGCTGTTGCGCCTGGGTTCCCTCGCCTCGACGATGATGGCCTGCCCCGGGCCGCGCGCCGAGGCCGACACCTGGGTCACCGAGTTCACGAAGGAACCGCTGACCTGGTATTCGGTCGGCCACTCCCTCATCCTCGTCGGCCCCGCGGCACAGGTCCTGTTGACCGAGAAGCCGGCATGA
- the ppk2 gene encoding polyphosphate kinase 2 → MSKKDKAKKAKIGNKVYEAELFRLQTELVKLQEWVRDSGTRVVVIFEGRDAAGKGGTIKRITEYLSPRIARVAALPAPTDRERGQWYYQRYVAHLPAPGEIVLFDRSWYNRAGVEKVMGFCTPEEHSRFLRQTPIFEQMLIDDGILLRKYWFSVSDDEQLKRFRSRMNDPVRQWKLSPMDLESVYRWEDYSRAKDEMMVHTDTALSPWYVVESDVKKHARLNMISHLLSTIEYAEVPRPRVSLPKHPIESGNYHRPPRSLSKYVPDHVATLIRTDH, encoded by the coding sequence ATGTCGAAGAAGGACAAGGCGAAAAAGGCCAAGATCGGGAACAAGGTCTACGAGGCGGAGTTGTTCCGGTTGCAGACCGAACTCGTGAAGCTCCAGGAATGGGTCCGTGACAGCGGCACCCGCGTCGTGGTCATCTTCGAAGGACGTGACGCTGCCGGCAAGGGCGGAACGATCAAGCGCATCACCGAGTATCTGAGCCCACGGATCGCACGGGTCGCCGCGCTCCCGGCGCCGACGGATCGTGAACGCGGACAGTGGTATTACCAGCGTTACGTCGCGCATCTGCCCGCGCCCGGCGAGATCGTCTTGTTCGACCGGTCCTGGTACAACCGCGCCGGCGTGGAGAAGGTCATGGGTTTCTGCACCCCCGAGGAGCACTCGCGGTTCCTGCGGCAGACCCCGATCTTCGAGCAGATGCTCATCGACGACGGCATCCTGCTGCGCAAGTACTGGTTCTCGGTGTCCGACGACGAACAGCTCAAGCGGTTCCGGTCACGCATGAACGACCCAGTGCGGCAATGGAAGCTGAGCCCGATGGATCTCGAGTCGGTGTACCGGTGGGAGGACTACTCGCGCGCCAAGGACGAGATGATGGTCCACACCGACACCGCGCTGAGTCCCTGGTACGTCGTCGAATCCGACGTGAAGAAGCATGCTCGCCTGAACATGATCTCGCATCTGCTGTCGACCATCGAGTACGCCGAGGTCCCCCGCCCCCGCGTGTCCCTGCCCAAGCATCCGATCGAGTCGGGCAACTATCACCGCCCGCCGCGCTCGCTGTCCAAGTACGTACCCGACCACGTGGCGACGCTGATCCGCACCGACCACTGA
- the garA gene encoding glycogen accumulation regulator GarA, with protein MVSENDRDFEAPVETTSVFREEFINELDAGTSTSSEPADTGVERLAPGTALLVVKRGPNAGSRFLLDQPTTSAGRHPDSDIFLDDVTVSRRHAEFRLGDNDFQVVDVGSLNGTYVNREPVDTASLSNGDEVQIGKFRLVFLSGPRDEADA; from the coding sequence GTGGTGAGCGAAAACGACAGGGACTTCGAGGCGCCGGTGGAGACCACATCGGTGTTCCGGGAGGAGTTCATCAATGAACTCGATGCCGGGACCAGCACCTCGAGTGAGCCGGCCGACACGGGGGTCGAACGACTCGCTCCCGGGACCGCGCTGCTTGTCGTGAAGCGAGGACCCAATGCGGGGTCGCGGTTCCTCCTCGATCAGCCGACGACCTCGGCCGGCCGGCACCCCGACAGCGACATCTTCCTCGACGACGTGACCGTCAGCCGTCGTCACGCCGAGTTCCGTCTCGGCGACAACGACTTTCAGGTCGTCGACGTGGGCAGCCTCAACGGCACGTACGTCAACCGCGAGCCGGTCGACACCGCGTCGCTGAGCAATGGCGACGAGGTTCAGATCGGCAAGTTCCGTCTGGTGTTCCTCAGCGGTCCCCGCGACGAAGCAGACGCCTGA